A region of the Haemophilus parainfluenzae genome:
CGAAACTAATGATTATGGCGGATTTGTAAGTAAGTGGAAAACCGTTGCGAATATACGCGCAGCGGTTGAACCGTTACAAGGTAGAGAGTTCTTCTCCGGTGCGGTGCCATTAAATGAAAATACTGTGCGCATTCGCATACGTTACGGAACTAATGTTGATAACACTATGCGCGTGAAATATGGGAACCGTTCGCTAGAGATAATCAACATTATTGATAGTAAAGAAGCGCACAAAGAACTTCAGCTTATTTGTAAGGAGCTAACCGGCAATGGTGGAAATTAATTTAACGATTGATGAAATCAAAGCGCACTTAAATCTCGATCACGATTTAGATAATGAGTTACTGGAAGCCTATAAGGTGGCCGCATTGGAAGTATGCCAAAAGCATATTGGCAAAACCTTTGGGGAAGAAGAAACGGAAAAGACCATACCTTTTACCTCGGCGATTAAGATTGGTTGTTTAATGTATATCGCCTATCTCTACACGAACCGCGAAGCCGTCACAGACTTAGCCAACCTTAAACCGGCACCAATGACGATTTCCGCATTGTGGGAAGTGTATAGAGAACCGTGCGCTTACTAAGGATTTAGTAACCGATGCCATACCAACCATTAAGACGTTGTAGCTATCCTGGATGTAGAAACAAAGTAAAGTCCGGTAGATGCGAGGAGCACAAGCCAAAGGACACACGCCCAAACAGTAGCGCACGCGGTTACGACCACAAGTGGAGCAAATACCGCGAGCAATACTTAAAGCATCATCCCCTTTGTGTGATGTGCTTAGAGCAAGGCAAATATACTCCGGCAACAGTGATAGACCATATCAAGCCGGTAGAGAACGGACAATCCGATCCATTGTTTTGGGTAGCAAGCAATCATCAGCCTTTATGTCGTGATTGTCACAGCTATAAAACACGAGTGATAGACCAACGCGGATTTGGTGCGAAGAAGATTGATTAGACCGGGTGGGGGCAATTTAAAAAAGAAAGTGGCAACCCTTCGGAACCGCCCCCCTATACAAATTTTTACGCAAGGTAATTTTTTTGAAAATAAGGAAATACAATGACAACAAAAAACAAGAAAAAAACGCATAATCCACCTAGTTTTTTAGATCCAATCGCGAAAACAGTATGGAAAGAACGAATTCCACAACTTCTTGAACGTGGTGATATTCAAGATGCGGACTTAATTCACCTTGAATTATATTGTGTTAATTACTCTCTTTTCCGTGCTGCAGTTGAGGATATTCATAAAAACGGCTTTTCAATAGTAAATAGCCAAGGCACACAATCAAGAAAGCCCGCACTGTCAGCTAAAGCTGATGCAGAAAAAGTGATGGTGAAAATGT
Encoded here:
- a CDS encoding phage terminase small subunit P27 family; translation: MTTKNKKKTHNPPSFLDPIAKTVWKERIPQLLERGDIQDADLIHLELYCVNYSLFRAAVEDIHKNGFSIVNSQGTQSRKPALSAKADAEKVMVKMSSLLGFDPVSRRKNPVEVDSTDMIDEILTM
- a CDS encoding HNH endonuclease signature motif containing protein — its product is MPYQPLRRCSYPGCRNKVKSGRCEEHKPKDTRPNSSARGYDHKWSKYREQYLKHHPLCVMCLEQGKYTPATVIDHIKPVENGQSDPLFWVASNHQPLCRDCHSYKTRVIDQRGFGAKKID
- a CDS encoding phage head closure protein → MPRMIRAGKYNKAISLQKQVNETNDYGGFVSKWKTVANIRAAVEPLQGREFFSGAVPLNENTVRIRIRYGTNVDNTMRVKYGNRSLEIINIIDSKEAHKELQLICKELTGNGGN
- a CDS encoding head-tail connector protein, with the translated sequence MVEINLTIDEIKAHLNLDHDLDNELLEAYKVAALEVCQKHIGKTFGEEETEKTIPFTSAIKIGCLMYIAYLYTNREAVTDLANLKPAPMTISALWEVYREPCAY